The Candidatus Zixiibacteriota bacterium genomic sequence GACCTTTCTCGAAAACTGCGGAACCGCTCATCGTTGTTGAAATCCGAGCCTGAGTCGTGGCCGGTCTTCCGGCGCAGCGGCCGAGAATCGACTCGCCCCGGTCACGCCTCGGATCTCGAAAACATCCCCCGGCCTGAAGCCGGGCTTCAGATCCCCGTGCCGGGCGTTGCGGCGCCGGATGCGGACGAATTTCTCTTTCAATACGGGCGCATCTTACCCGATTCCCGCCGAAAATGATATCTCACCGGCGGACCGGCGACCGAGGACCGGAGACCGGCGCGAACAAAAAGCGACGGCCGTGCTCACTCGGAAACGTTGTAATCGCCGTCGGCGTACGCGATTCGGAATGATGCTACGCCGTTGACTTCCGCCGCTTTTCCGCGACCTCTTCGTCGAGCCGACGGGGCGCGAGCCGGGTAAGGCTCCGAAGGTCCAGAACCGTTACGACCGTTACAAATTCGTACGCTCGCTTGGACAACGGTGGACGTTTTTGGATCATGAGGTGACAGGCGGTACTGGCATACGAGCTGCGTGACCATGGCCTCGAACCACCTTTCATTGCTCACGCACAAACATGGTTTTTCGCGCCAGACTTGGTTGGCCGGTGACGTTGGTGCTCCTCGTCCTGTTTTGGATACAGCCCGGCGTCGCCGCAGAGGTCAGATTGACATGGCGGGATAACTCCAATAACGAGACCGGCTTCAAGATCGAGAGACGGGCAGGAAGTGTCAGCGGATTTACTCTACTTGCGGTCGTCGGGGAGAACGCCACCTCTTACGTCGACCGGTCTGCGGTCGACGGCGTGATGTATTGTTACCGTGTGCGGGCGTACAACAACGCCGGGGAGTCTTCGTTCGCGGAGGCTTGCATGAACCCGCCCGTTCCTCGTGCCCCGGTCGGGCGCGCAGAAGTGATCGTGGACCCCAAAGGCGGCGCCAGGTTGCTCATCGCACGGACGGACAACAGCTTTTGGGGCTCGCAGTCGACCGGCACGAGCTTTCTAACCCCCGAACGGTGGGCGCAACACGGGGGAGAATATCTCGGCGGCCGCGCAGCTCAGTACGCCGACGTCGACGGCGACGGATACACCGATCTCATCTATCAGGGCTGGGATAACTCCTTCTGGGTCTCGCTCTCCAACGGCAGCGGCTTTACCGCCCCGGCCCTCTGGGCCCAACACGGCGGCACCTTCGTCGCAGGCCAGGCCCAGTACGCCGATGTCA encodes the following:
- a CDS encoding FG-GAP-like repeat-containing protein, whose protein sequence is MLLVLFWIQPGVAAEVRLTWRDNSNNETGFKIERRAGSVSGFTLLAVVGENATSYVDRSAVDGVMYCYRVRAYNNAGESSFAEACMNPPVPRAPVGRAEVIVDPKGGARLLIARTDNSFWGSQSTGTSFLTPERWAQHGGEYLGGRAAQYADVDGDGYTDLIYQGWDNSFWVSLSNGSGFTAPALWAQHGGTFVAGQAQYADVNGDGKADLVFQGWDNSFWVSLSNGSGFTTPALWARHGGTFVAGQAQYADVNGDGKADLTLHGTDDTFWVSSSTGSGFLSPQVWVRF